The segment AGACCGTGCGATTCGATGAATTTTCGGGTTCGTAGTAATTCGATAAATTCCAGAACACCCTGTTCTCCAAATCGCGGACCGTGTATGATGACGTGGGTTACACCAAGTTGTTTGGCATACTGAAGGTTTTCCTCTGTCAGGGCAGCCTGACCGAAACCAATTCCGAGTTTCATAGTCCGATTCTCCTCATTTCTAATTCAATGGGGACAGCTTTATCATACTTCAGACAAGATATTCGCCCGGTTCTCGCGTCGCTTCGTATTGGGCGTTAGGGTCACGGTTTTTGATGATTTCAGGCACATCGCCTGTCCAATAGTCCGGTGGCGTCGGTGGACGGGTGTGCCAACCCAGTAAGAGTGTACGTCGTTGGTCACTCTGGTTTCCCCGCGCCGCGTGTAGCACCCGTCCTTCCGCGATCACGAGCGATCCCGCTTTCACCGGTAGGTCGATTGCGTCGGGATGGTCGCAGAACATATACGGATCGTCCTCCTCTACATAGTAGCCGCCCTGTGCATGAGCTTGTACCAACCCATTGTGCAGGGGGATACGCTTCAAGTGCGTACCGGGGATAATCCGAAAACAGCCGTTTTCAAGGGTGGTATCGATCAGGTAGTAGGAGAGAAATAGATACTGGGGCCACGGAGCGGTGCTGATTGGGTCGTTCCAACCCATCCAATCTTGGTGCCAGTAGAGGGGCGGTCCTCCCGGCGGTTTGCTCAAGATGATGAATCCGCCGGTTGACTTGAAATCACCCAAGCCCATCGCCTCTAATGCATCGCGTGTGGGTTGCCAGTGGATGAGCCGATCAATTGCTAACTCATCAATTCCTCTGACGTGAAGGTCTGACCCCTGATACTTCCAATGTGGTGGATGTTCCATATCGTCGAGCAGCCGGTCTGATGTTTGGCGCAATTCTTCGAGAAAATCTTGTGTCAAAATATCGTCAACGACACAATATCCATCTTTAGTCAATTGATTCCGTTTCTTAAATGCCACCTCGGGTGTCATGGCGTTTAATACCTCCTGTCAATGTCCTAATATTACGTTCCACAGAGTAAACGTGAGAAATTAATCAAGTGCATCATCTTGAGTACAAAGCACCTTTTTCCCTGCTCTGAATTTTGCCGGACTTGACTGCGTTCACAACTTCAGTCAAATCGTGCAGATAACCAGCCACAATAGATGTATGCGACATGTCTAAGAACAGATGGATAGCTGGCGGGTCCAGCAGGCGACTGCTTAACCAGCCGCGTTCTACCATACCTTCATCAACCGCAAAGATGTCAAAAGCGTTGGAGCCGAAGGCGATAAGGTATGCTTCTGGCTCGCCCCAGATCTCCAATCCATTGATTCTCCGGATGCCATCAAGAAATTGCTCTCTAGTATCAAGAATCTTGCCTACACGTTCAAGATAGCCTGCTTCGCCCAGGTAGTTCAGTACCGCCCAAGCGGATGCCAGTCCACCACCGGAACGTGAGCCCATCAGGTTCTGTGTGGAATACACGCCAGAGGGCCAATCCTCGAAAGTATATCGCTGGTAGGTCTCCAAGCTGGCATCGTGCAATAGCAGTGCAGACACTCCCTTGTTGGCATAGCCCAGCTTGTGCACATCCACCGAGATTGAAGTGACACCGGGAACCGCGAAGTCGTAGTCAGGAATGGAATAACCTAGTGTGCGTGCAAAAGGGAAGATGAAGCCGCCATGACACGCATCCACATGCAGCCACAAACCGTGTCTCTCAGCGAGGGTAGCAATTTCGGAAATGGAGTCAGTCACACCAAAAGGGTAGGAAGGAGCAGACGCTGTGAGCATGATGGTGTTGTCGTTGATAGCCCGTTCCATCGCTTTGATGTCCGCACGAAAATCAGGACTCTGGGTCATACGCACAGCCTTGATTCCCATCAGATGTGCCGTCTTATCGAAGGCAGGATGCGCCGCATGAGGCACCACAATTTCGGCTGGTGTTGCCCCCGGACGGTGGTCGTGAGCCCATGCGTGCGCTGTCT is part of the Candidatus Poribacteria bacterium genome and harbors:
- a CDS encoding phytanoyl-CoA dioxygenase family protein, with translation MTPEVAFKKRNQLTKDGYCVVDDILTQDFLEELRQTSDRLLDDMEHPPHWKYQGSDLHVRGIDELAIDRLIHWQPTRDALEAMGLGDFKSTGGFIILSKPPGGPPLYWHQDWMGWNDPISTAPWPQYLFLSYYLIDTTLENGCFRIIPGTHLKRIPLHNGLVQAHAQGGYYVEEDDPYMFCDHPDAIDLPVKAGSLVIAEGRVLHAARGNQSDQRRTLLLGWHTRPPTPPDYWTGDVPEIIKNRDPNAQYEATREPGEYLV
- a CDS encoding aspartate aminotransferase family protein; translated protein: MPNNHLPLHGHNWEKVKAEMEVAQKNDSPWYNEHMFIGGSYFGGEDVVEVANEAYQMYINYNALYATKVFPSLVRYETDIVGALLEMMNAPMGASGSITTGGTESLIMAVKTAHAWAHDHRPGATPAEIVVPHAAHPAFDKTAHLMGIKAVRMTQSPDFRADIKAMERAINDNTIMLTASAPSYPFGVTDSISEIATLAERHGLWLHVDACHGGFIFPFARTLGYSIPDYDFAVPGVTSISVDVHKLGYANKGVSALLLHDASLETYQRYTFEDWPSGVYSTQNLMGSRSGGGLASAWAVLNYLGEAGYLERVGKILDTREQFLDGIRRINGLEIWGEPEAYLIAFGSNAFDIFAVDEGMVERGWLSSRLLDPPAIHLFLDMSHTSIVAGYLHDLTEVVNAVKSGKIQSREKGALYSR